A portion of the Salminus brasiliensis chromosome 9, fSalBra1.hap2, whole genome shotgun sequence genome contains these proteins:
- the ebi3 gene encoding interleukin-27 subunit beta, giving the protein MFLQRSLCTFCVLTAFFSKAWSQETSTEPPEPSSSQDLYAAIGSSVELTCADGATEGLEWRRNGSVLVSGPVLHLHNTSLEEEGVYMCYGPKGDPVKALHLKLGYAPSPPKVQCWAPSFPLNVLCSWTQSPDPILPTHYISTYWHVDGGQVPFVRPCQRPREQDRRCVLEDDELYTLVPYLVNITAVNALGSATTTLSVLPEHIVKPDPPVNVKATALTGNKVQVQWSPPPTWPDPVNFTLKYNVRFHWGKANLASTMGPYESDSMVWSGLMAGRTYHIRVSAMDAMGYGQSSEWSDPVNITLPNS; this is encoded by the exons ATGTTCCTGCAGCGTTCCTTGTGCACCTTTTGTGTCCTCACTGCCTTCTTTAGTAAAGCCTGGAGCCAAGAGACGTCTACTGAGCCTCCAGAGCCGAGCTCCTCGCAGG ATCTCTACGCAGCTATAGGTTCTTCCGTAGAGCTGACCTGTGCAGATGGAGCGACTGAAGGATTAGAGTGGAGACGCAATGGATCAGTTCTGGTGTCGGGCCCTGTTCTACACTTACACAACACTAGTCTTGAAGAGGAAGGTGTCTACATGTGCTATGGTCCTAAAGGAGATCCTGTAAAGGCCCTCCATCTGAAGCTGGGCT ATGCTCCTTCTCCACCAAAAGTGCAGTGCTGGGCTCCTAGTTTTCCACTAAATGTTCTGTGTTCCTGGACTCAGTCACCAGACCCTATCCTGCCAACGCATTACATCTCCACCTACTG GCATGTAGATGGCGGGCAAGTTCCGTTTGTCCGTCCTTGCCAGAGGCCGAGAGAACAGGACAGACGGTGTGTGCTAGAAGACGACGAACTCTACACGCTGGTGCCATACCTGGTTAACATCACAGCGGTCAACGCACTGGGGAGTGCAACCACTACCCTGTCTGTGCTGCCTGAGCACATTG TGAAGCCGGATCCTCCCGTCAACGTGAAGGCTACCGCTCTGACGGGCAACAAGGTCCAAGTGCAGTGGTCTCCTCCACCAACCTGGCCCGACCCTGTGAACTTCACCCTCAAATACAATGTGCGCTTCCACTGGGGCAAAGCTAATTTAGCTAGCACC ATGGGCCCCTATGAGTCGGACAGCATGGTTTGGAGTGGGCTCATGGCTGGACGGACCTACCATATCCGAGTGTCTGCCATGGACGCTATGGGCTACGGTCAGAGCAGCGAGTGGAGTGACCCTGTGAACATAACTCTTCCCAACAGCTGA
- the wdr48b gene encoding WD repeat-containing protein 48 isoform X2 translates to MATHHRQNAAGRRKVQVSYVIRDEVEKHNRNGVNALQLDPTLNRLFTAGRDSIIRIWSVNQHKDPYIASMEHHTDWVNDIVLCCNGKTLISASSDTTVKVWNAHKGFCMSTLRTHKDYVKALAYAKDKELVASAGLDRQIFLWDVNTLTALTASNNTVTTSSLSGNKDSIYSLAMNQLGTVIVSGSTEKVLRVWDPRTCAKLMKLKGHTDNVKSLLLNRDGTQCLSGSSDGTIRLWSLGQQRCIATYRVHDEGVWALQANEAFTHIYSGGRDRKIYCTDLRNPDIRVLICEEKAPVLRMELDRSADPPPAIWVSTTKSCVNKWSLKGMHNFRASGDYDNDCSAPLTPLCTQPEQAIKGGASIIQCHILNDKRHILTKDTNNNVAFWDVLKACKGEDLGKVEFDEEIKKRFKMVYVPNWFSVDLKTGMLTITLDESDCFAAWVSAKDAGFTSPDGSDPKLNLGGLLLQALLEVWPRTHINPMEEEEGEVNHVNGEQESRLQKGNGYFQVPPHTPVIFGEAGGRTLFRLLCRDSGGETESMLLNETVPQWVIDITVDKNMPKFNKIPFYLQPHSSSGAKTLKKDRLSASDMLQVRKVMEHVYEKIINLDTESQTTSSSTTEKPGEQEKDEDVAMLAEEKIELLCQDQVLDPNMDLRTVKHFIWKSGGDLTLHYRQKST, encoded by the exons ATGGCGACCCATCACAGGCAGAACGCTGCTGGACGGAGGAAAGTCCAG GTTTCCTATGTAATCAGAGATGAGGTGGAGAAGCACAATCGCAATGGGGTGAACGCTCTTCAGCTGGACCCGACCCTGAACAGGCTCTTCACTGCTGGCAGGGACTCCATCATCAGGATATGGAGCGTCAATCAGCACAAA gaTCCCTACATAGCTTCGATGGAACACCACACTGACTGGGTGAACGATATCGTACTCTGCTGTAACGGGAAGACAC TGATCTCAGCCTCATCGGACACTACGGTTAAAGTCTGGAACGCGCACAAGGGGTTCTGTATGTCCACATTAAGAACCCACAAG GACTATGTGAAAGCTTTGGCTTACGCAAAAGATAAGGAGCTGGTGGCGTCCGCAGGGCTGGACCGACAGATCTTTCTGTGGGATGTAAATACTCTAACAGCGTTGACCGCCTCCAATAACACCGTCACCA CTTCTTCTCTGAGTGGGAATAAAGACTCCATCTACAGTCTGGCCATGAACCAGCTGGGCACAGTCATCGTCTCAGGCTCCACAGAGAAG GTGTTGAGGGTCTGGGATCCCCGGACGTGTGCTAAGCTAATGAAGCTGAAAGGCCACACAGACAATGTGAAGTCGTTGTTATTAAACAGAGACGGCACTCAG TGTTTGTCCGGTAGTTCCGATGGTACGATACGACTGTGGTCTCTGGGTCAGCAACGCTGCATCGCCACGTACCGGGTCCACGACGAGGGCGTATGGGCCTTGCAGGCCAATGAGGCTTTCACACACATCTACTCCGGCGGCCGGGACCGCAAGATCTACTGCACTGACCTGCGCAACCCGGACATTCGCGTGCTGATATGCGAGGAGAAAGCCCCTGTTCTCAGA ATGGAGCTGGACAGGTCGGCAGACCCGCCTCCTGCCATTTGGGTGTCCACAACAAAATCCTGCGTAAACAAATGG TCTCTAAAGGGAATGCACAACTTCAGAGCGTCCGGTGATTACGACAACGACTGCAGCGCCCCTCTGACACCGCTGTGCACTCAGCCTGAGCAGGCCATTAAAG gtgGCGCCAGCATAATTCAGTGTCACATCCTGAACGACAAGAGACACATCCTTACCAAAGACACTAACAACAACGTGGCGTTCTGGGATGTTCTAAAG GCGTGTAAAGGGGAAGACCTCGGCAAAGTGGAATTTGACGAGGAAATAAAGAAGCGCTTCAAGATGGTCTATGTACCCAACTGGTTCTCGGTGGACCTTAAAACGGGG ATGCTGACCATTACTTTAGATGAGAGTGATTGCTTTGCTGCCTGGGTGTCTGCCAAAGATGCTGGTTTCACAAGCCCTGACGGCTCAGACCCAAAAC TAAATCTGGGTGGACTGCTGCTGCAGGCTTTGCTGGAGGTCTGGCCCCGAACGCACATCAATCCcatggaagaggaggagggcgAGGTTAACCACG TGAACGGAGAGCAGGAGAGCCGGCTTCAGAAAGGCAATGGCTATTTCCAGGTGCCCCCACATACTCCGGTCATCTTCGGGGAGGCAGGGGGAAGGACGCTGTTCAG GTTATTGTGTCGAGACTCAGGAGGAGAAACTGAGTCAATGCTGCTGAACGAAACTGTCCCTCAGTGGGTTATTGACATTACTGTAGAT AAAAACATGCCCAAATTCAACAAGATTCCATTCTACCTGCAGCCTCACTCGTCCTCTGGTGCAAAAACACTCAAGAA GGACCGCCTGTCCGCCAGCGACATGCTGCAGGTGAGGAAGGTGATGGAGCACGTCTACGAGAAGATCATCAACCTGGACACAGAGTCGCAGACCACCAGCTCCTCGACCACAGAGAAGCCCGGAGAGCAGGAGAAGGATGAGGACGTGGCCATGCTGGCCGAGGAAAAGATCGAGCTCTTGTGCCAGGACCAG GTTTTGGATCCCAACATGGACCTGAGGACAGTGAAGCACTTCATTTGGAAAAGCGGCGGAGACCTGACTCTTCACTACCGGCAGAAGTCCACGTGA
- the wdr48b gene encoding WD repeat-containing protein 48 isoform X1, whose translation MATHHRQNAAGRRKVQVSYVIRDEVEKHNRNGVNALQLDPTLNRLFTAGRDSIIRIWSVNQHKQDPYIASMEHHTDWVNDIVLCCNGKTLISASSDTTVKVWNAHKGFCMSTLRTHKDYVKALAYAKDKELVASAGLDRQIFLWDVNTLTALTASNNTVTTSSLSGNKDSIYSLAMNQLGTVIVSGSTEKVLRVWDPRTCAKLMKLKGHTDNVKSLLLNRDGTQCLSGSSDGTIRLWSLGQQRCIATYRVHDEGVWALQANEAFTHIYSGGRDRKIYCTDLRNPDIRVLICEEKAPVLRMELDRSADPPPAIWVSTTKSCVNKWSLKGMHNFRASGDYDNDCSAPLTPLCTQPEQAIKGGASIIQCHILNDKRHILTKDTNNNVAFWDVLKACKGEDLGKVEFDEEIKKRFKMVYVPNWFSVDLKTGMLTITLDESDCFAAWVSAKDAGFTSPDGSDPKLNLGGLLLQALLEVWPRTHINPMEEEEGEVNHVNGEQESRLQKGNGYFQVPPHTPVIFGEAGGRTLFRLLCRDSGGETESMLLNETVPQWVIDITVDKNMPKFNKIPFYLQPHSSSGAKTLKKDRLSASDMLQVRKVMEHVYEKIINLDTESQTTSSSTTEKPGEQEKDEDVAMLAEEKIELLCQDQVLDPNMDLRTVKHFIWKSGGDLTLHYRQKST comes from the exons ATGGCGACCCATCACAGGCAGAACGCTGCTGGACGGAGGAAAGTCCAG GTTTCCTATGTAATCAGAGATGAGGTGGAGAAGCACAATCGCAATGGGGTGAACGCTCTTCAGCTGGACCCGACCCTGAACAGGCTCTTCACTGCTGGCAGGGACTCCATCATCAGGATATGGAGCGTCAATCAGCACAAA caggaTCCCTACATAGCTTCGATGGAACACCACACTGACTGGGTGAACGATATCGTACTCTGCTGTAACGGGAAGACAC TGATCTCAGCCTCATCGGACACTACGGTTAAAGTCTGGAACGCGCACAAGGGGTTCTGTATGTCCACATTAAGAACCCACAAG GACTATGTGAAAGCTTTGGCTTACGCAAAAGATAAGGAGCTGGTGGCGTCCGCAGGGCTGGACCGACAGATCTTTCTGTGGGATGTAAATACTCTAACAGCGTTGACCGCCTCCAATAACACCGTCACCA CTTCTTCTCTGAGTGGGAATAAAGACTCCATCTACAGTCTGGCCATGAACCAGCTGGGCACAGTCATCGTCTCAGGCTCCACAGAGAAG GTGTTGAGGGTCTGGGATCCCCGGACGTGTGCTAAGCTAATGAAGCTGAAAGGCCACACAGACAATGTGAAGTCGTTGTTATTAAACAGAGACGGCACTCAG TGTTTGTCCGGTAGTTCCGATGGTACGATACGACTGTGGTCTCTGGGTCAGCAACGCTGCATCGCCACGTACCGGGTCCACGACGAGGGCGTATGGGCCTTGCAGGCCAATGAGGCTTTCACACACATCTACTCCGGCGGCCGGGACCGCAAGATCTACTGCACTGACCTGCGCAACCCGGACATTCGCGTGCTGATATGCGAGGAGAAAGCCCCTGTTCTCAGA ATGGAGCTGGACAGGTCGGCAGACCCGCCTCCTGCCATTTGGGTGTCCACAACAAAATCCTGCGTAAACAAATGG TCTCTAAAGGGAATGCACAACTTCAGAGCGTCCGGTGATTACGACAACGACTGCAGCGCCCCTCTGACACCGCTGTGCACTCAGCCTGAGCAGGCCATTAAAG gtgGCGCCAGCATAATTCAGTGTCACATCCTGAACGACAAGAGACACATCCTTACCAAAGACACTAACAACAACGTGGCGTTCTGGGATGTTCTAAAG GCGTGTAAAGGGGAAGACCTCGGCAAAGTGGAATTTGACGAGGAAATAAAGAAGCGCTTCAAGATGGTCTATGTACCCAACTGGTTCTCGGTGGACCTTAAAACGGGG ATGCTGACCATTACTTTAGATGAGAGTGATTGCTTTGCTGCCTGGGTGTCTGCCAAAGATGCTGGTTTCACAAGCCCTGACGGCTCAGACCCAAAAC TAAATCTGGGTGGACTGCTGCTGCAGGCTTTGCTGGAGGTCTGGCCCCGAACGCACATCAATCCcatggaagaggaggagggcgAGGTTAACCACG TGAACGGAGAGCAGGAGAGCCGGCTTCAGAAAGGCAATGGCTATTTCCAGGTGCCCCCACATACTCCGGTCATCTTCGGGGAGGCAGGGGGAAGGACGCTGTTCAG GTTATTGTGTCGAGACTCAGGAGGAGAAACTGAGTCAATGCTGCTGAACGAAACTGTCCCTCAGTGGGTTATTGACATTACTGTAGAT AAAAACATGCCCAAATTCAACAAGATTCCATTCTACCTGCAGCCTCACTCGTCCTCTGGTGCAAAAACACTCAAGAA GGACCGCCTGTCCGCCAGCGACATGCTGCAGGTGAGGAAGGTGATGGAGCACGTCTACGAGAAGATCATCAACCTGGACACAGAGTCGCAGACCACCAGCTCCTCGACCACAGAGAAGCCCGGAGAGCAGGAGAAGGATGAGGACGTGGCCATGCTGGCCGAGGAAAAGATCGAGCTCTTGTGCCAGGACCAG GTTTTGGATCCCAACATGGACCTGAGGACAGTGAAGCACTTCATTTGGAAAAGCGGCGGAGACCTGACTCTTCACTACCGGCAGAAGTCCACGTGA